One stretch of Paenibacillus sp. FSL R5-0341 DNA includes these proteins:
- a CDS encoding SDR family oxidoreductase produces the protein MKILVLGATGRVGSHFVSHALRSNHHVTALVRSPEKVQINDDNFVLHQGNALVKEDIHHAIQGVDLVVSSLSTDGTTILSQSMGHIVEVMAQERIKRIITIGTAGILESRTDSGLLRFQSPESKRKSTRAAEEHLEMYNILKASELEWTIVCPTYLFDGESLGKYRVERDYLPDGGTSISVIDTAEFAYQQLMSDDYVQSRVGIAY, from the coding sequence ATGAAAATTTTAGTGTTAGGAGCCACCGGACGGGTTGGAAGTCATTTCGTCTCTCATGCCCTACGTTCCAATCATCATGTAACCGCACTGGTTAGAAGCCCGGAAAAGGTACAAATCAACGATGACAATTTTGTTCTGCATCAAGGAAACGCTTTAGTCAAAGAGGATATTCATCACGCCATACAGGGTGTGGACCTCGTTGTTAGTTCCTTAAGTACCGACGGAACGACTATATTATCGCAATCCATGGGACATATTGTTGAGGTTATGGCTCAGGAGCGTATCAAAAGAATCATTACCATTGGTACAGCAGGAATATTGGAAAGTCGAACGGATTCTGGCTTGCTACGTTTTCAATCCCCTGAGTCCAAACGTAAGTCCACGCGAGCCGCTGAGGAGCATCTGGAGATGTACAACATTCTCAAGGCTTCAGAGTTAGAATGGACCATCGTGTGTCCTACCTACTTATTTGATGGAGAATCTCTCGGTAAATACCGGGTTGAGCGTGACTATTTGCCTGACGGCGGAACTTCTATATCTGTAATCGATACTGCGGAGTTTGCTTATCAGCAATTAATGTCTGATGACTATGTACAGTCTCGTGTAGGTATAGCCTACTAG